A single Stigmatopora argus isolate UIUO_Sarg chromosome 7, RoL_Sarg_1.0, whole genome shotgun sequence DNA region contains:
- the pmm2 gene encoding phosphomannomutase 2, whose product MGDIAVDHNTLCLFDVDGTLTAARQPITAEMATFIEKLKTRVRVGVVGGSDLGKIKEQLGNDVIQKMYYVFAENGLVAYKEGQLLSIQSIQAHMGEELLHQFIDFCLNYLSKIKLPKKRGTFIEFRNGMLNVSPIGRSCTIEERNEFYELDQREKIRETFVSVLKEQFKGKGLSFSIGGQISFDVFPDGWDKRYSLGILEKDNNYSTIHFFGDKTKPGGNDYEIYCDPRTVGHEVTCPEETQKLCQQLFFS is encoded by the exons ATGGGGGACATCGCCGTGGACCACAACACTCTTTGCCTATTTGATGTAGACGGGACCCTGACAGCTGCGAGACAA CCTATAACTGCAGAAATGGCCACGTTTATTGAGAAGTTGAAGACTCGGGTTCGTGTTGGCGTGGTCGGTGGCTCGGACCTCGGGAAAATCAAAGAGCAACTGGGAAATGATG TGATCCAGAAAATGTACTACGTATTTGCGGAGAATGGTCTTGTGGCCTACAAGGAGGGACAGCTACTATCCATTCAG TCTATTCAAGCTCACATGGGAGAAGAACTACTGCACCAGTTTATCGATTTTTGTCTCAACTACTTGTCCAAAATCAAACTTCCCAAGAAGAG GGGTACGTTCATCGAATTTCGTAACGGCATGTTGAACGTTTCCCCGATTGGACGCAGCTGCACCATAGAAGAACGGAACGAGTTCTATGAACTGGATCAG AGAGAAAAAATCCGGGAGACGTTTGTCTCCGTTTTAAAAGAACAGTTCAAAGGAAAAGGCCTGTCATTTTCAATCG GAGGGCAAATCAGCTTCGACGTGTTCCCCGACGGTTGGGATAAGAGATACTCCCTGGGGATCCTTGAGAAGGACAACAACTACTCCACCATTCATTTCTTCGGGGACAAGACCAAGCCG GGGGGAAATGACTACGAGATCTACTGCGACCCTCGCACCGTTGGACATGAAGTGACGTGTCCGGAAGAAACGCAAAAACTTTGCCAGCAGCTTTTCTTTTCGTGA
- the wdr17 gene encoding WD repeat-containing protein 17 isoform X2, which yields MARMAKVKQVGLLAAGCQPWNNDVCAASGDRFAYCATLAIYIYQLDQQYNEFKLRCIMSEHKKTITAISWCPDNPDLFASASADNLLIVWNVAEQKAVARLDNTKGIPAAVSWCLSSSDGVAFVSQRGPLYVWLYGNCEPGVTVHKEAHSFLSDICLFRWHPSKKGKLVFGHTDGSLSIFQPGCKSQKHVLRPESLEGTDEEDPISALEWDPLSTDYLLVSNLNNGIRLVDSEALACITSFCFPSAAASVQCLAWIPSAPGMFITGDSQVGVLRIWNVSRPTPLDSFKLKKTGFHALHVLNTPLAKKVQICCSSGKSQQHTSSTSEAVPPPTLSQNRSFSLPPGHAVCCFMDGGVGLYDMGAKKWDFLRDLGHVETIFDCKFKPDDPNLLATASFDGTIKIWDTNTLTAVYTSPGNEGVVYSLSWAPGDLNCIAGGTSRNGAFIWDVRKGKIIMRFNEHGKNGIFCISWSHKDSKRIATCSGDGFCIIRTIDGKVLHKYKHPAAVFGCDWSQNNKDMIATGCEDKNVRVYYLATSSDQPLKVFTGHLAKVFHVRWSPLREGILCSGSDDGTVRIWDYTQDACINVLSGHTAPVRGLMWNTEVPYLLISGSWDYTIRVWDTRDGNCLDTVYDHGADVYGLTCHESRPFTMASCSRDSTVRLWSLMPLVSPLLLNVLTDRPWEKIIGNTDKAMVPGAPPLLCGKVSRDIKQELEKEVSSDDAAAKKLRWFSECCLPPGGSSNLWDLVFVINGQDDSLLPGSYSKGVMHMKHLLKFKTSEAQELTIVKMSKFGGGIGAPSKEERLKEAGDIHLRLGQIQRYCELMVELGQWEKALAVAPGVSMKYWKKLMQRRADQLIVEDNDDAIPYCIATGDVNKLVTFFTGRGQLLEALLVAQGACEGNIRTPQTSSTNHKTNDVENRQQYQSQLNNVCSQLAEWYFQDGCSVLAACCYLAVDNVQLAMSSLIRGNELELAACVGTVLGETAAQSTAYCLQLLARKYMSPLTWELSVDLLQMIPDNHILLAKVCAYYPGSTEEINQLRDRCGVQTLEECSALAEESRSAGDLFSAIKFHLLTSEPENGLQIGIDHVKEQLTESDWTVESISPILDLLSYVQPERLLAAKLTKARSELLILCGYVGALLAIRREYSSIVPALYEYTSQLLKRREVSVPLKIEQLSLELDAWRACTQSSAKPPSESQVEDFQCLQKRILSANPISCGADYVTGSNLPSHSDVQLSCFTAQRIQGPVFLLEDGKSAISLNDALMWAKVNPFSPLGTGVRINPF from the exons ATG GCGAGGATGGCCAAAGTCAAGCAGGTGGGCTTGCTGGCAGCGGGCTGTCAACCATGGAATAACGATGTCTGCGCCGCCAGCGGCGACCGCTTCGCCTACTGCGCCACTCTTGCCATATACATCTACCAG TTGGACCAGCAGTACAACGAATTCAAGTTGAGGTGCATCATGTCGGAACACAAAAAAACCATAACGGCCATCAGTTGGTGTCCCGATAACCCCGATCTGTTCGCGTCGGCCTCGGCCGACAACTTGCTGATCGTGTGGAACGTCGCCGAGCAAAAGGCCGTGGCGAGGCTGGACAACACGAAAG GGATCCCGGCGGCAGTCAGTTGGTGCTTGAGTTCGTCCGACGGCGTGGCTTTTGTCTCTCAACGTGGCCCGCTCTACGTTTGGCTCTATGGGAATTGTGAGCCCGGGGTGACGGTGCATAAAGAGGCCCACTCTTTCCTGTCCGATATCTGTCTCTTCAGATGGCACCCCAGCAAAAAGGGAAAACTGGTTTTTGGACACACCGATGGCAGTTTGTCTATTTTTCAGCCAG GTTGCAAGAGTCAAAAACACGTGTTGCGGCCTGAATCTTTGGAGGGAACGGATGAAGAGGACCCCATCAGCGCCCTGGAATGGGACCCTTTGTCAACAGATTACTTGTTAG TGTCCAACCTGAACAACGGCATCAGGCTGGTGGACAGCGAGGCCTTGGCTTGCATCACGTCCTTCTGCTTCCCCTCAGCGGCTGCGTCCGTTCAGTGCCTGGCGTGGATTCCCTCCGCCCCAGGCATGTTCATCACCGGAG ACTCCCAGGTCGGAGTACTGAGGATCTGGAACGTGTCTCGTCCCACGCCGTTGGACAGTTTCAAACTGAAGAAGACGGGCTTCCACGCTTTACATGTCCTCAACACGCCTCTTGCCAAAAAAG TTCAGATTTGCTGTTCTTCGGGCAAAAGTCAGCAGCACACGAGCTCCACCAGCGAGGCGGTGCCGCCCCCGACCCTGTCGCAGAACCGCTCCTTCTCTTTGCCCCCCGGCCACGCCGTGTGCTGTTTTATGGACGGGGGCGTCGGCCTTTACGACATGGGCGCCAAAAAGTGGGACTTTCTGCGAGACTTG GGCCACGTGGAAACCATCTTTGACTGCAAGTTTAAACCGGATGACCCGAACCTGTTGGCGACGGCCAGTTTTGACGGAACCATCAAAATCTGGGACACCAACACACTGACGGCAGTTTATACCTCCCCCGGAAATGAGGGAGTGGTTTACTCCTTGTCTTGGGCGCCAG GTGACCTAAACTGCATCGCAGGAGGAACATCTCGGAACGGAGCTTTCATTTGGGACGTCAGGAAAGGAAAGATAATCATGCGCTTTAATGAG CATGGAAAAAATGGTATATTTTGTATATCCTGGAGTCACAAAGATTCTAAGCGAATTGCGACCTGCAGTGGTGATGGTTTCTG TATCATTCGCACCATTGATGGTAAAGTCCTTCACAAGTACAAGCATCCCGCTGCCGTTTTTGGTTGTGACTGGAGCCAAAACAACAA GGATATGATCGCCACcggttgtgaggataagaacgTTCGCGTGTATTACTTGGCCACCAGCTCCGACCAGCCCCTCAAAGTCTTCACCGGACACCTAGCGAAAGTATTTCACGTCCGCTGGTCTCCGCTTCGAGAGGGGATACTGTGTTCCGGATCAGACGACGG TACCGTTCGGATTTGGGACTACACACAGGATGCCTGTATCAATGTGTTGAGTGGTCATACAGCACCGGTCAGAGGTCTAATGTGGAACACGGAGGTTCCGTACCTCCTCATTTCTG GCTCTTGGGATTATACGATCCGAGTTTGGGACACACGGGACGGCAACTGCCTGGACACGGTGTACGACCATGGCGCTGACGTCTACG GTTTAACTTGTCATGAGAGTCGTCCCTTTACCATGGCCAGTTGTAGCAGAGACAGCACGGTCAGGCTGTGGTCGCTCATGCCGCTGGTCTCGCCTCTCCTCCTCAACGTTCTCACCGATCGACCTTGGGAGAAGATCATCGGAAACACCG ACAAAGCCATGGTTCCCGGCGCGCCGCCGCTGCTCTGCGGGAAAGTGTCCAGAGACATCAAACAGGAGCTGGAGAAAGAAGTCAGCTCGGACGACGCCGCCGCCAAGAAGCTGCGTTGGTTCTCCGAATGCTGTTTG cctCCAGGGGGAAGCAGCAACCTGTGGGACTTGGTGTTTGTGATCAACGGCCAGGACGACTCGCTGCTACCGGGGAGCTACAGCAAGGGCGTCATGCACATGAAACACCTCCTCAAGTTTAAAACG TCCGAAGCCCAGGAATTGACCATCGTCAAGATGTCCAAATTCGGAGGAGGGATCGGCGCTCCGAGTAAAGAAGAGCGCCTTAAAGAAGCGGGAGACATCCATCTCAGGCTTGGACAAATTCAACGATACTGTGAATTGATGGTGGAGCTTGGACAG TGGGAGAAAGCTTTAGCTGTGGCCCCAGGAGTATCCATGAAGTACTGGAAAAAACTCATGCAAAG gAGAGCCGATCAGCTGATTGTGGAGGATAACGATGATGCAATCCCCTACTGCATCGCCACCGGTGACGTTAATAAGTTGGTCACATTTTTCACGGGCAGAGGACAACTCCTTGAGGCACTACTAGTTGCTCAG ggggCATGCGAGGGGAACATTCGTACCCCTCAAACCTCGTCTACAAACCACAAGACCAACGATGTGGAAAACAGACAACAATACCAAAG TCAACTGAATAACGTGTGCTCGCAGCTGGCCGAGTGGTACTTTCAAGATGGCTGCTCCGTTCTGGCGGCGTGCTGCTACCTGGCCGTTGATAACGTCCAG TTGGCCATGTCCAGTCTGATCCGAGGCAACGAGCTGGAGCTGGCCGCCTGCGTGGGCACCGTCCTCGGAGAGACGGCCGCCCAGAGTACGGCTTACTGTCTTCAACTCCTGGCCAGGAAGTACATGAGCCCGCTCACCTG GGAGCTTTCCGTCGACCTACTTCAGATGATTCCCGACAATCATATTTTATTGGCCAAAGTCTGTGCCTATTATCCCGGAAGTACGGAAGAAATCAACCAATTACGTGACAGG TGCGGTGTCCAAACATTGGAGGAGTGTAGTGCCTTGGCGGAGGAATCCAGGAGTGCGGGCGATTTGTTCTCCGCCATTAAATTTCACCTTTTGACCTCTGAACCGGAGAATGGCCTTCAGATCGGAATCGATCACGTCAAAG AACAGCTGACTGAATCTGACTGGACCGTGGAGAGCATCTCTCCAATCCTGGACCTGTTGAGTTACGTCCAACCGGAGCGCCTCCTGGCGGCCAAGCTCACCAA agCTCGCAGCGAACTGTTGATCCTGTGCGGTTACGTCGGCGCCCTGCTGGCCATCAGGAGAGAGTACTCCAGCATTGTACCCGCGCTCTACGAATACACCAG CCAGTTGTTGAAGCGGAGAGAAGTCAGCGTTCCTCTGAAGATCGAACAGCTGTCGCTGGAGCTGGATGCTTGGCGGGCGTGCACTCAGAGTAGCGCCAA GCCTCCTTCAGAGAGTCAAGTGGAAGATTTCCAATGCCTGCAAAAAAGAATCCTTTCCGCGAACCCAA TCTCGTGTGGTGCCGATTACGTGACGGGTTCGAATCTCCCGAGCCATTCTGATGTCCAGCTTTCCTGTTTTACTGCTCAGAGAATCCAG GGTCCAGTATTTTTACTTGAAGATGGCAAATCAGCAATTTCCCTGAATGATGCGCTGATGTGGGCAAAGGTCAACCCCTTCTCCCCACTTGGTACCGGAGTTCGCATTAACCCCTTCTAG
- the hmgb2a gene encoding high mobility group protein B2a has protein sequence MKKDPNKPRGKTSSYAFFVATCREEHKKKHPGVSVGFAEFSKKCSERWKTMSSKEKLKFEDLAKNDKVRYEREMKSYVPEKGAKMGKKKDPNAPKRPPSAFFVFCSDHRPRIKEENPGISIGDIAKKLGQLWSTQTAKDKAPYEARAGKLKEKYEKDVAAYKATGGSGKADAGKKGGPGRPKKSAPVAADDDDDDDEDDDDEEEEDDDDDEDDD, from the exons aTGAAGAAGGACCCAAATAAGCCCAGAGGTAAAACCTCATCATATGCCTTTTTTGTGGCGACCTGCCGTGAGGAGCACAAAAAGAAGCACCCAGGAGTCAGTGTTGGATTTGCTGAGTTTTCCAAGAAGTGCTCCGAAAGATGGAAG ACTATGTCGAGCAAGGAAAAACTGAAGTTTGAGGACCTGGCAAAGAATGACAAGGTCCGCTACGAAAGAGAGATGAAGTCGTACGTCCCCGAGAAGGGTGCCAAAATGGGAAAGAAGAAGGACCCCAACGCCCCCAAAAGGCCCCC CTCGGCCTTCTTCGTCTTTTGCTCGGACCACCGACCCCGGATCAAGGAGGAGAACCCTGGCATCTCCATTGGCGACATTGCCAAAAAGCTCGGACAGTTGTGGTCTACGCAGACTGCTAAAGACAAGGCTCCGTATGAGGCCAGAGCCGGCAAACTgaaggaaaaatatgaaaag GATGTTGCGGCTTACAAGGCCACGGGCGGCTCAGGGAAGGCCGACGCCGGCAAGAAGGGTGGCCCGGGGAGGCCAAAGAAGTCCGCGCCAGTCGCCgctgacgacgatgatgatgacgacgaggacgatgacgatgaagaggaggaagatgatgacgatgacgaaGACGACGATTAG
- the wdr17 gene encoding WD repeat-containing protein 17 isoform X1, whose amino-acid sequence MARMAKVKQVGLLAAGCQPWNNDVCAASGDRFAYCATLAIYIYQLDQQYNEFKLRCIMSEHKKTITAISWCPDNPDLFASASADNLLIVWNVAEQKAVARLDNTKGIPAAVSWCLSSSDGVAFVSQRGPLYVWLYGNCEPGVTVHKEAHSFLSDICLFRWHPSKKGKLVFGHTDGSLSIFQPGCKSQKHVLRPESLEGTDEEDPISALEWDPLSTDYLLVSNLNNGIRLVDSEALACITSFCFPSAAASVQCLAWIPSAPGMFITGDSQVGVLRIWNVSRPTPLDSFKLKKTGFHALHVLNTPLAKKVQICCSSGKSQQHTSSTSEAVPPPTLSQNRSFSLPPGHAVCCFMDGGVGLYDMGAKKWDFLRDLGHVETIFDCKFKPDDPNLLATASFDGTIKIWDTNTLTAVYTSPGNEGVVYSLSWAPGDLNCIAGGTSRNGAFIWDVRKGKIIMRFNEHGKNGIFCISWSHKDSKRIATCSGDGFCIIRTIDGKVLHKYKHPAAVFGCDWSQNNKDMIATGCEDKNVRVYYLATSSDQPLKVFTGHLAKVFHVRWSPLREGILCSGSDDGTVRIWDYTQDACINVLSGHTAPVRGLMWNTEVPYLLISGSWDYTIRVWDTRDGNCLDTVYDHGADVYGLTCHESRPFTMASCSRDSTVRLWSLMPLVSPLLLNVLTDRPWEKIIGNTDKAMVPGAPPLLCGKVSRDIKQELEKEVSSDDAAAKKLRWFSECCLPPGGSSNLWDLVFVINGQDDSLLPGSYSKGVMHMKHLLKFKTSEAQELTIVKMSKFGGGIGAPSKEERLKEAGDIHLRLGQIQRYCELMVELGQWEKALAVAPGVSMKYWKKLMQRRADQLIVEDNDDAIPYCIATGDVNKLVTFFTGRGQLLEALLVAQGACEGNIRTPQTSSTNHKTNDVENRQQYQSQLNNVCSQLAEWYFQDGCSVLAACCYLAVDNVQLAMSSLIRGNELELAACVGTVLGETAAQSTAYCLQLLARKYMSPLTWELSVDLLQMIPDNHILLAKVCAYYPGSTEEINQLRDRCGVQTLEECSALAEESRSAGDLFSAIKFHLLTSEPENGLQIGIDHVKEQLTESDWTVESISPILDLLSYVQPERLLAAKLTKARSELLILCGYVGALLAIRREYSSIVPALYEYTSQLLKRREVSVPLKIEQLSLELDAWRACTQSSAKPPSESQVEDFQCLQKRILSANPSKCYSRNMEKSNVIFKAHSLLLVSCGADYVTGSNLPSHSDVQLSCFTAQRIQGPVFLLEDGKSAISLNDALMWAKVNPFSPLGTGVRINPF is encoded by the exons ATG GCGAGGATGGCCAAAGTCAAGCAGGTGGGCTTGCTGGCAGCGGGCTGTCAACCATGGAATAACGATGTCTGCGCCGCCAGCGGCGACCGCTTCGCCTACTGCGCCACTCTTGCCATATACATCTACCAG TTGGACCAGCAGTACAACGAATTCAAGTTGAGGTGCATCATGTCGGAACACAAAAAAACCATAACGGCCATCAGTTGGTGTCCCGATAACCCCGATCTGTTCGCGTCGGCCTCGGCCGACAACTTGCTGATCGTGTGGAACGTCGCCGAGCAAAAGGCCGTGGCGAGGCTGGACAACACGAAAG GGATCCCGGCGGCAGTCAGTTGGTGCTTGAGTTCGTCCGACGGCGTGGCTTTTGTCTCTCAACGTGGCCCGCTCTACGTTTGGCTCTATGGGAATTGTGAGCCCGGGGTGACGGTGCATAAAGAGGCCCACTCTTTCCTGTCCGATATCTGTCTCTTCAGATGGCACCCCAGCAAAAAGGGAAAACTGGTTTTTGGACACACCGATGGCAGTTTGTCTATTTTTCAGCCAG GTTGCAAGAGTCAAAAACACGTGTTGCGGCCTGAATCTTTGGAGGGAACGGATGAAGAGGACCCCATCAGCGCCCTGGAATGGGACCCTTTGTCAACAGATTACTTGTTAG TGTCCAACCTGAACAACGGCATCAGGCTGGTGGACAGCGAGGCCTTGGCTTGCATCACGTCCTTCTGCTTCCCCTCAGCGGCTGCGTCCGTTCAGTGCCTGGCGTGGATTCCCTCCGCCCCAGGCATGTTCATCACCGGAG ACTCCCAGGTCGGAGTACTGAGGATCTGGAACGTGTCTCGTCCCACGCCGTTGGACAGTTTCAAACTGAAGAAGACGGGCTTCCACGCTTTACATGTCCTCAACACGCCTCTTGCCAAAAAAG TTCAGATTTGCTGTTCTTCGGGCAAAAGTCAGCAGCACACGAGCTCCACCAGCGAGGCGGTGCCGCCCCCGACCCTGTCGCAGAACCGCTCCTTCTCTTTGCCCCCCGGCCACGCCGTGTGCTGTTTTATGGACGGGGGCGTCGGCCTTTACGACATGGGCGCCAAAAAGTGGGACTTTCTGCGAGACTTG GGCCACGTGGAAACCATCTTTGACTGCAAGTTTAAACCGGATGACCCGAACCTGTTGGCGACGGCCAGTTTTGACGGAACCATCAAAATCTGGGACACCAACACACTGACGGCAGTTTATACCTCCCCCGGAAATGAGGGAGTGGTTTACTCCTTGTCTTGGGCGCCAG GTGACCTAAACTGCATCGCAGGAGGAACATCTCGGAACGGAGCTTTCATTTGGGACGTCAGGAAAGGAAAGATAATCATGCGCTTTAATGAG CATGGAAAAAATGGTATATTTTGTATATCCTGGAGTCACAAAGATTCTAAGCGAATTGCGACCTGCAGTGGTGATGGTTTCTG TATCATTCGCACCATTGATGGTAAAGTCCTTCACAAGTACAAGCATCCCGCTGCCGTTTTTGGTTGTGACTGGAGCCAAAACAACAA GGATATGATCGCCACcggttgtgaggataagaacgTTCGCGTGTATTACTTGGCCACCAGCTCCGACCAGCCCCTCAAAGTCTTCACCGGACACCTAGCGAAAGTATTTCACGTCCGCTGGTCTCCGCTTCGAGAGGGGATACTGTGTTCCGGATCAGACGACGG TACCGTTCGGATTTGGGACTACACACAGGATGCCTGTATCAATGTGTTGAGTGGTCATACAGCACCGGTCAGAGGTCTAATGTGGAACACGGAGGTTCCGTACCTCCTCATTTCTG GCTCTTGGGATTATACGATCCGAGTTTGGGACACACGGGACGGCAACTGCCTGGACACGGTGTACGACCATGGCGCTGACGTCTACG GTTTAACTTGTCATGAGAGTCGTCCCTTTACCATGGCCAGTTGTAGCAGAGACAGCACGGTCAGGCTGTGGTCGCTCATGCCGCTGGTCTCGCCTCTCCTCCTCAACGTTCTCACCGATCGACCTTGGGAGAAGATCATCGGAAACACCG ACAAAGCCATGGTTCCCGGCGCGCCGCCGCTGCTCTGCGGGAAAGTGTCCAGAGACATCAAACAGGAGCTGGAGAAAGAAGTCAGCTCGGACGACGCCGCCGCCAAGAAGCTGCGTTGGTTCTCCGAATGCTGTTTG cctCCAGGGGGAAGCAGCAACCTGTGGGACTTGGTGTTTGTGATCAACGGCCAGGACGACTCGCTGCTACCGGGGAGCTACAGCAAGGGCGTCATGCACATGAAACACCTCCTCAAGTTTAAAACG TCCGAAGCCCAGGAATTGACCATCGTCAAGATGTCCAAATTCGGAGGAGGGATCGGCGCTCCGAGTAAAGAAGAGCGCCTTAAAGAAGCGGGAGACATCCATCTCAGGCTTGGACAAATTCAACGATACTGTGAATTGATGGTGGAGCTTGGACAG TGGGAGAAAGCTTTAGCTGTGGCCCCAGGAGTATCCATGAAGTACTGGAAAAAACTCATGCAAAG gAGAGCCGATCAGCTGATTGTGGAGGATAACGATGATGCAATCCCCTACTGCATCGCCACCGGTGACGTTAATAAGTTGGTCACATTTTTCACGGGCAGAGGACAACTCCTTGAGGCACTACTAGTTGCTCAG ggggCATGCGAGGGGAACATTCGTACCCCTCAAACCTCGTCTACAAACCACAAGACCAACGATGTGGAAAACAGACAACAATACCAAAG TCAACTGAATAACGTGTGCTCGCAGCTGGCCGAGTGGTACTTTCAAGATGGCTGCTCCGTTCTGGCGGCGTGCTGCTACCTGGCCGTTGATAACGTCCAG TTGGCCATGTCCAGTCTGATCCGAGGCAACGAGCTGGAGCTGGCCGCCTGCGTGGGCACCGTCCTCGGAGAGACGGCCGCCCAGAGTACGGCTTACTGTCTTCAACTCCTGGCCAGGAAGTACATGAGCCCGCTCACCTG GGAGCTTTCCGTCGACCTACTTCAGATGATTCCCGACAATCATATTTTATTGGCCAAAGTCTGTGCCTATTATCCCGGAAGTACGGAAGAAATCAACCAATTACGTGACAGG TGCGGTGTCCAAACATTGGAGGAGTGTAGTGCCTTGGCGGAGGAATCCAGGAGTGCGGGCGATTTGTTCTCCGCCATTAAATTTCACCTTTTGACCTCTGAACCGGAGAATGGCCTTCAGATCGGAATCGATCACGTCAAAG AACAGCTGACTGAATCTGACTGGACCGTGGAGAGCATCTCTCCAATCCTGGACCTGTTGAGTTACGTCCAACCGGAGCGCCTCCTGGCGGCCAAGCTCACCAA agCTCGCAGCGAACTGTTGATCCTGTGCGGTTACGTCGGCGCCCTGCTGGCCATCAGGAGAGAGTACTCCAGCATTGTACCCGCGCTCTACGAATACACCAG CCAGTTGTTGAAGCGGAGAGAAGTCAGCGTTCCTCTGAAGATCGAACAGCTGTCGCTGGAGCTGGATGCTTGGCGGGCGTGCACTCAGAGTAGCGCCAA GCCTCCTTCAGAGAGTCAAGTGGAAGATTTCCAATGCCTGCAAAAAAGAATCCTTTCCGCGAACCCAAGTAAGTGTTATAGCCGAAATATGGAAAAATCAAACGTTATATTTAAAGCCCATTCTCTCCTTTTAGTCTCGTGTGGTGCCGATTACGTGACGGGTTCGAATCTCCCGAGCCATTCTGATGTCCAGCTTTCCTGTTTTACTGCTCAGAGAATCCAG GGTCCAGTATTTTTACTTGAAGATGGCAAATCAGCAATTTCCCTGAATGATGCGCTGATGTGGGCAAAGGTCAACCCCTTCTCCCCACTTGGTACCGGAGTTCGCATTAACCCCTTCTAG
- the hpgd gene encoding 15-hydroxyprostaglandin dehydrogenase [NAD(+)], with the protein MSLNGRVALVTGGAQGIGRAVVQSLLESQAKVAVLDLNKICGEECKKQLDAQFGEDSSTFIQCDVSNGASLRDAFQSTVDNFGRLDIVINNAGINNEKNWEKTIQVNLTSVINGTYLALEHMSKEHGKEGGTIINVSSMAAFLHSPHQPVYTATKHGVIGFTRVMADASSQSDYGVRLNVLCPAFVDTPLLHSVEQEEYMGKFVKFKDDFKLSMEKFGVLQPSLIAEGMMKLINDPSLNGAVMKITCSKGIHFHTYEPASA; encoded by the exons ATGTCTCTAAATGGGAGGGTGGCTCTGGTGACCGGGGGAGCTCAAGGCATCGGGAGAGCCGTGGTCCAGTCCCTCCTGGAGAGTCAGGCTAAG GTGGCCGTGCTGGACCTCAACAAGATCTGCGGCGAGGAGTGTAAGAAGCAGCTGGACGCCCAATTCGGGGAGGACAGCAGCACCTTTATTCAGTGCGACGTGTCCAATGGAGCCTCGCTGAGAG ATGCTTTCCAGAGCACCGTCGATAATTTTGGACGACTGGACATTGTCATCAACAATGCCGGAATCAACAATGAAAAGAACTGGGAGAAAACCATACAAGTTAACCtg ACTTCGGTGATAAATGGCACGTATTTGGCTCTTGAACACATGAGTAAGGAGCACGGCAAGGAAGGAGGCACCATCATCAATGTATCTTCTATGGCAg CGTTTCTGCACTCTCCTCACCAACCTGTTTACACTGCCACCAAACATGGCGTCATTGGTTTCACAAGGGTTATGGCT GATGCATCTTCCCAGAGCGACTACGGCGTCCGGCTGAACGTGTTGTGTCCCGCCTTTGTGGACACGCCCCTTCTTCACTCAGTGGAACAGGAGGAATACATGGGCAAGTTTGTCAAGTTTAAGGACGACTTCAAGCTCAGCATGGAGAAGTTTGGAGTTTTACA GCCCTCGTTGATCGCCGAAGGCATGATGAAGTTGATCAACGACCCCAGCCTCAACGGCGCCGTGATGAAGATCACCTGCTCCAAAGGAATCCACTTCCACACGTATGAACCGGCGTCCGCATAA